Proteins co-encoded in one Chionomys nivalis chromosome 6, mChiNiv1.1, whole genome shotgun sequence genomic window:
- the Gal3st1 gene encoding galactosylceramide sulfotransferase: MPLLSKKPWESKAKGLVLGALFTSFLLLLYSYVVPPLHPNVAFTTSEPAAPCSPVPSESEVATPGNDSAGRCQPRQDIVFMKTHKTASSTLLNILFRFGQKHGLKFAFPNGRNDFHYPSYFTRSLVQDYRPGACFNIICNHMRFHYEEVRGLMRPGAAFITVIRDPARLFESSFHYFGSLVPLTWKLSSHDKLAEFLQDPDRYYDPSGYNAHYLRNLLFFDLGYDSDLDPGSPRVQEHILEVERRFHLVLLQEYFDESLVLLRELLCWDLEDVLYFKLNARRDSPVPRLSGELYRRATAWNLLDVHLYRHFNASFWRKVEAFGRERMVREVAELRQANERMRRICIDGGQAVDAEAIQDSAMQPWQPLGVKSILGYNLKKSIGPHHEQLCRRMLTPEIQYLSDLGANLWVTKLWKFLRDFLRW; this comes from the exons ATGCCTCTGCTGTCGAAGAAGCCCTGGGAGTCCAAGGCCAAGGGGCTGGTGCTGGGCGCTCTCTTTACCAGCTTCCTGTTGCTGCTCTACTCCTATGTGGTGCCGCCTCTCCATCCCAACGTGGCCTTCAC GACCTCGGAGCCTGCAGCGCCCTGCTCTCCTGTTCCCAGTGAGTCTGAGGTGGCCACTCCTGGCAACGACTCTGCCGGAAGGTGCCAACCTCGGCAAGACATCGTGTTCATGAAGACGCACAAGACCGCCAGCAGCACGCTGCTCAACATCCTCTTCCGCTTCGGCCAGAAGCATGGGCTCAAGTTCGCCTTCCCCAATGGCCGCAACGACTTCCACTACCCGTCCTACTTCACACGCAGCCTGGTACAGGACTACCGACCCGGGGCCTGCTTCAACATCATCTGCAACCACATGCGCTTCCACTACGAAGAGGTGCGCGGGCTGATGCGGCCCGGCGCCGCCTTCATCACCGTCATCCGCGACCCCGCTCGTCTCTTCGAGTCTTCCTTCCATTATTTTGGGTCCCTGGTGCCGCTCACCTGGAAGCTGTCGAGCCACGACAAGCTAGCAGAGTTCCTGCAGGACCCGGATCGCTACTACGACCCGAGCGGCTACAACGCGCACTACCTCCGCAACCTACTCTTCTTCGACCTAGGCTACGACAGCGACCTGGACCCGGGCAGCCCGCGCGTGCAGGAGCACATCCTGGAGGTGGAGCGCCGCTTCCACCTGGTGCTGCTGCAGGAGTACTTCGATGAGTCCCTGGTGCTGCTCCGGGAGCTGCTCTGCTGGGACCTGGAGGACGTGTTGTACTTCAAGCTCAACGCGCGGCGCGACTCGCCGGTGCCGCGGCTCTCGGGCGAGCTATACCGCCGTGCCACCGCCTGGAACCTGCTGGATGTGCACCTCTACCGCCACTTCAATGCCAGCTTCTGGCGAAAGGTGGAGGCCTTCGGGCGCGAGCGCATGGTGCGCGAGGTGGCCGAGCTACGCCAAGCCAACGAGCGCATGCGCCGCATCTGCATCGATGGCGGCCAAGCGGTGGATGCTGAGGCCATCCAGGACTCGGCTATGCAACCCTGGCAGCCCCTGGGTGTCAAGTCCATCCTAGGTtacaacctcaagaagagcatcGGGCCGCATCACGAGCAGCTCTGTCGGCGCATGCTCACGCCCGAGATCCAGTACCTGTCCGACCTCGGCGCCAATCTCTGGGTCACCAAGCTCTGGAAGTTCCTTAGGGACTTCTTAAGGTGGTGA